A single window of Vibrio alfacsensis DNA harbors:
- a CDS encoding SpoVR family protein: MNTATNNLTGGASQRRKSMLPDGPDWTFQLLERYHKEIKRVAEQYRLDTYPNQIEVITSEQMMDAYSSIGMPINYNHWSFGKKFIQTEQNYKHGQMGLAYEIVINSNPCIAYLMEENTITMQALVIAHACYGHNSFFKGNYLFQTWTDASSIIDYLLFAKKYIAECEERYGAHEVEQLLDSCHALMNFGVDRYKRPEKISINEEKARQEEREAYLQSQVNDLWRTVPQAKTKEEDIKERFPSEPQENLLYFIEKHAPLLEPWQREVVRIVRKISQYFYPQKQTQVMNEGWATFWHYTILNHLYDEGSVSEKFILEFLHSHTSVVAQPPYNSPYFSGINPYALGFAMFRDIKRICEEPTDEDKEWFPELAGTDWLDAVHFAMHNFKDESFISQYLSPKLMRDFKLFAIDDDDRKNFIEVSAIHDEMGYKHIREALAAQYNLANLEPNIQVFNVDVRGDRSLTLQYVPHNRIPLDNSYEEVLKHVYRLWGFDVILEEVKDTGHREILSTCPKRNQYDTHI; the protein is encoded by the coding sequence ATGAATACAGCGACAAATAATCTCACAGGGGGCGCATCGCAGCGACGCAAGTCAATGTTACCTGATGGACCAGACTGGACGTTTCAGCTACTCGAACGCTATCACAAAGAAATAAAACGGGTCGCGGAACAGTACCGTCTTGATACCTATCCAAATCAAATTGAAGTCATCACCTCAGAGCAAATGATGGATGCGTACTCAAGCATAGGGATGCCCATTAATTACAACCATTGGTCGTTTGGTAAAAAGTTCATTCAAACTGAGCAAAACTACAAACATGGCCAAATGGGTTTGGCGTATGAAATCGTTATCAACTCCAATCCTTGTATCGCTTATTTAATGGAAGAGAACACCATCACAATGCAGGCACTCGTCATTGCCCATGCTTGTTATGGTCACAATTCGTTTTTTAAAGGCAATTACTTATTCCAAACATGGACAGATGCCAGCTCCATCATCGACTATTTGCTTTTCGCCAAAAAATACATCGCTGAGTGCGAAGAGCGTTACGGCGCCCATGAGGTCGAACAATTACTCGACTCTTGTCATGCTTTAATGAATTTCGGCGTAGACCGCTACAAACGTCCGGAAAAAATTTCGATCAATGAAGAAAAAGCTCGCCAAGAAGAACGTGAAGCCTACTTGCAATCACAAGTGAATGACTTATGGCGAACCGTACCTCAAGCGAAAACCAAAGAGGAAGATATTAAAGAGCGCTTCCCATCGGAGCCACAAGAGAACCTACTCTATTTTATTGAAAAACACGCCCCACTTCTTGAACCTTGGCAGCGTGAGGTCGTCAGAATTGTCAGAAAGATCAGCCAATATTTCTACCCTCAAAAACAAACCCAGGTAATGAACGAGGGTTGGGCCACGTTCTGGCACTATACGATTCTCAACCACCTCTATGATGAGGGCAGTGTGTCTGAGAAGTTTATCTTGGAGTTTTTACACAGTCACACAAGTGTTGTTGCACAGCCACCATATAACAGCCCTTACTTTAGTGGCATTAATCCTTATGCACTTGGCTTTGCGATGTTTCGTGATATCAAACGCATTTGTGAGGAACCGACGGATGAAGATAAAGAATGGTTCCCAGAGTTAGCGGGAACTGATTGGTTAGATGCGGTGCATTTCGCGATGCACAACTTTAAAGATGAAAGCTTTATCAGCCAATATTTATCACCTAAGTTGATGCGAGATTTTAAACTGTTTGCCATTGATGACGATGACCGCAAAAACTTTATTGAAGTGTCGGCGATCCACGATGAGATGGGCTATAAACACATACGGGAAGCGTTAGCTGCGCAATATAATCTGGCGAACCTTGAACCGAACATTCAAGTATTTAATGTCGATGTCCGAGGTGATCGCTCGCTCACGCTTCAATACGTACCTCACAACCGTATTCCTCTCGATAACAGCTACGAAGAAGTTTTAAAACATGTCTACCGTTTGTGGGGATTTGATGTCATTTTAGAAGAGGTGAAAGATACCGGACACAGAGAGATTTTATCAACCTGTCCAAAACGCAATCAATATGACACACATATTTAG
- a CDS encoding PrkA family serine protein kinase, with amino-acid sequence MSIFDHYQSRYEAAKDEEMSLQEFLSLCKDDKSAYANAAERLLMAIGEPEVIDTAQDPRLSRIFSNRVISRYPTFKDFFGMEDAIEQIVSYLKHAAQGLEERKQILYLLGPVGGGKSSLAEKLKALMEKMPVYILSANGERSPVNDHPFCLFNATEDGEILKKDYGIEQRYLRSIMSPWAAKRLHEFGGDITKFKVLKVRPSILDQVAIAKTEPGDENNQDISSLVGKVDIRQLEHFSQDDPDAYSYSGALCKANQGVMEFVEMFKAPIKVLHPLLTATQEGNFNGTEGLSAIPFDGMILAHSNESEWQTFRNNKNNEAFLDRVYIVKVPYCLRVSEEVKIYQKLLENSELSAAPCSPSTLETLAQFSILSRLKEPENSSIFSKMRVYDGETLKDTDPKAKSYQEYRDYAGVDEGMNGLSTRFAFKILSRVFNFDQTEVAANPVHLFYVIEQQVEREQFPSEMAEKYLEFLKGYLVPRYVEFIGKEIQTAYLESYSEYGQNIFDRYVSYADFWIQDQEYRDPETGQLFDRASLNSELEKIEKTAGISNPKDFRNEIVNFVLRAKANNNGLNPVWTSYEKLRTVIEKKMFSNTEELLPVISFNAKTSSEDQKKHDDFVARMMEKGYTEKQVRLLSEWYLRVRKSS; translated from the coding sequence ATGAGTATTTTCGACCACTATCAATCCAGATATGAAGCTGCAAAAGATGAAGAGATGTCGTTACAGGAATTTTTATCCCTGTGTAAAGACGACAAGAGCGCTTATGCAAACGCAGCAGAGCGACTGCTTATGGCCATTGGTGAGCCCGAGGTTATTGATACGGCTCAGGACCCTCGATTAAGTCGCATCTTCTCGAATCGAGTTATATCGCGTTATCCAACATTCAAAGATTTTTTTGGTATGGAAGACGCTATAGAACAAATTGTTTCTTATCTAAAACATGCAGCTCAAGGCCTCGAAGAGCGCAAACAGATCCTCTACTTGCTCGGCCCTGTTGGTGGTGGTAAATCATCACTTGCCGAGAAACTAAAGGCATTAATGGAAAAAATGCCCGTTTATATCTTGAGTGCTAACGGCGAGCGCAGTCCTGTTAACGATCACCCGTTCTGTCTATTCAATGCGACAGAAGACGGCGAAATTCTCAAAAAAGATTATGGCATTGAGCAGCGCTACTTACGTTCGATTATGTCTCCATGGGCGGCAAAACGTTTGCATGAATTTGGTGGGGATATTACAAAATTCAAAGTTCTTAAAGTTCGCCCTTCTATTTTGGACCAGGTTGCCATTGCGAAGACTGAACCTGGCGATGAAAATAACCAAGACATTTCATCTTTGGTCGGTAAAGTTGATATTCGCCAACTTGAGCACTTTTCACAAGATGACCCCGATGCTTACAGCTATTCAGGTGCACTTTGTAAAGCGAATCAAGGTGTGATGGAATTCGTGGAAATGTTTAAGGCACCGATTAAAGTGCTGCACCCTCTATTAACTGCAACTCAAGAGGGTAACTTTAACGGTACGGAAGGGCTTTCTGCCATTCCATTTGACGGTATGATCCTCGCCCACTCAAACGAATCCGAGTGGCAGACATTCAGAAACAACAAAAATAACGAAGCATTTCTTGACCGTGTTTACATTGTTAAAGTGCCTTACTGTTTACGTGTTTCGGAAGAAGTGAAAATCTACCAAAAACTGCTTGAGAACAGTGAACTTTCCGCGGCCCCTTGCTCGCCAAGCACGCTGGAAACATTGGCGCAATTTAGTATTCTGTCTCGATTAAAAGAGCCGGAAAATTCGTCTATTTTCTCCAAAATGCGTGTCTACGATGGTGAAACGCTTAAGGACACCGATCCAAAAGCTAAGAGCTACCAAGAGTACCGCGACTATGCAGGTGTGGATGAGGGCATGAATGGTCTATCGACACGATTTGCGTTCAAAATTCTTTCGCGTGTGTTTAATTTTGATCAAACTGAAGTCGCCGCCAACCCTGTACACCTATTCTACGTGATCGAACAACAAGTTGAACGTGAGCAGTTCCCGTCAGAAATGGCTGAAAAGTATCTTGAGTTCTTGAAAGGTTATTTGGTCCCACGCTATGTCGAGTTCATAGGCAAAGAGATACAAACGGCCTATCTCGAGTCCTATTCTGAATACGGCCAAAATATTTTCGACCGCTACGTCAGTTATGCGGACTTCTGGATTCAAGATCAAGAGTACCGCGATCCAGAAACTGGTCAGTTGTTTGATCGAGCTTCACTCAACTCAGAGCTAGAGAAAATTGAGAAAACCGCCGGTATTTCAAACCCTAAAGATTTCCGAAATGAAATCGTTAACTTCGTGCTTAGAGCAAAAGCAAACAACAATGGCCTAAATCCGGTTTGGACCAGTTACGAAAAACTGCGCACAGTCATCGAGAAGAAAATGTTCTCTAACACTGAAGAACTTCTTCCGGTAATTTCATTCAACGCGAAAACGTCTTCTGAAGATCAGAAGAAGCACGACGATTTTGTCGCGCGCATGATGGAAAAAGGCTACACCGAGAAACAGGTTCGCCTACTTTCTGAATGGTATCTACGAGTACGTAAGTCTTCCTAA